In Sebastes fasciatus isolate fSebFas1 chromosome 8, fSebFas1.pri, whole genome shotgun sequence, the DNA window TCGGTTCTCTGCTGCGCTCGCACTACGAGAGGATCGTCTACCCCTTTGAAATGTTCCAGTCTGGTGCCAGCATGCCGGTATCACACTACACattcttttctctcctttctgTGTTACATGGGGTGATCAGCTAATAGATAGCTTTGAAAATGAGTCCATCTGCAAAGAGTAGCTCAGTCACTATATGATGCGTTGTATCCTTTCTTTTGATAGAATCAAAAGACTTACTGCGGTACATCGTCTGTttattcacatgttgttatgtaaACTCTCTTTTTTACATCATTTCTAGCATGTCAAGCCAAAGCACTATGATGGTGAGGATGTGGATAAAGAGTACAAGCCCCACTCCATCCCCCTTCGACAGTCTGTGCAGCCATCCAAAATGAGCAGTTACGGACGCAGAGCGAACCGCTGCCAGCCCGATGTGAGTGAGAGTTCCTACCCTTACTCGTCTTTCCATTAATTTGCATACCTCTATGACCAGTAACGCTACACTGGACTGTACTTTGGTCACTTAAATATACTTTTCGGATCACATTTCCGCCTCGGAACCAATCGGAGataaaataacatttgtttATACAGCTGCTTTTCAAGACCACAAAACTTGCATGGGTTTGGTTCGGTTCAACTGATCTGTCAAATGATGAATTTGTTTCAGCAGTGGGACTGTATTAAAGGAGAATGACAGAAATTGATTTAACTACCAGGTATTCAGGCTGTCCTGACCTATAATTACTTTATCACTGATGGTTTCCCACAGGACTTAAACCACACATCAAAATCCGTGCCACTAATGATgatatctgtattttttttgtgttagtAATTCACTAATTAATGTGCCAACTACAGTGTGTCTTTATGTTGTAATTGAAAGAAATCTGCAGTTTTTTTCCAGGACTTTAAAGCTCAGTGTACAATAGATATATGCTTGCTATTTGATGAGCTGGTTTGAACAGCAAACACAAACGTAAAAGGCTCTAATCGCCTTTAATCGTGTTTGTTAACATTGTAAAGTTTTAGTACCGTCTAATAGTCTACTATCTACTGCCAAATGAATAACAACAGAGCTTCCATCATTACAGGCAAACAAAAAGTCAATCCAACAGTCTACTCAAGTGTCTGTTGGATGACAATCTTCTAGCGTGTACCATGCTGTCATGTTATTAACTTTTTCTATGCTTATCCATGTGCCCTTGTGCATCGGTTACCGAGCAGTGTGTGGAAGATGTGACAGTGCACTCAGAGCGCATCCCGCCTTGCTTACTCTCCATCCCGCCATGCTGCTGCGCTTAACTCTGCTGTGTTGGCTCTCTGCTCCatgtcttattttgttttcttctttgtttcttccACTCCCCTTCATCTCACTGGTAGACACATCACTGTTTATTTCATAAACCACATATGATTACGCAACTTCTGGACCGACCAACATTCTGTTATCTCATGCATGTTACATGCAACCTAACCTCAGCTTCATTTTCTACCCTaaaccctccctccctccccaagGTGGTTGATGGCTTACTCATCAGTTTGAGTGCGTAATGCTCGCCAAtggattttagtttttttcatttattatgcTGGAATACATCTtttgttttgcatattttaaaatatgCCGAATTGGTATGAACAAAAATAAGTTTGCAGATTTGTGctaaaaaataattaagatGATTGACGCAATACAGAGACTTTCTAAGGAATGGAACTTTTTGTTCTCATTACAGCTCATACAGACAGTGTGTTGAGGTTGGAGCATTTCTTTATTAAAAGTTTGGCACATTTTTAACCATTTCAGATGGGATTGTGTTTCATATTCAGATTAGCTTATAAAAGTATCAGATTTAAGACCCAGTAGATATTTCTATTGTTTACCTCTAGCTGGACTACAAACTTGTCAACAAACATTACATTCCCAAACTGAAACATCTTCCCAGTCCCATTTCTGTTCGGTGCCAAATAGAATTAGAATAAATCCTGTTGGTGTGACAGCTGAATCACCGACTAGTTGTTGACAGCAACTTGTAAGGTCATGGCTGAGATAACAGAAACATGATTGTCTAAATAGTTTGCTGTTGTAATAGTTCAGCTCGTACTAAAAATCCTGATATTTAACCACAATGGTCTTACAACAAACTGGTGTATCGGACTGCAAAATGAGCCAAACAGACCTTAAAGCCTCACAcgggtgttttcagttaatctggctgattagactgAGTCTCCTGTAAactttgttgcacctgttagggCGGCCAAATTACACCTTCATCATTGTTATTGATAGATGAAGAAGAGATgatttttgaccaaataaatTCCAACAAAGCTCCGACCCACCTTCAACCTGAGTAGACGTCTAATCAGCCAAGATAACTGAAAACATctgggtgttcagaggctttaaatgATGCAACCCTCTCCAAAGAATTACTAGATATACCACCAAACATTCGAAAAATAAACTTCATGTTGAATTTGCAATGAAGAATTTAGTATCTAGATCCACAACATTTCCTGTTGGACCGTTATAGGTCCTGCATCAGATGTGCTATAATGTGTCCCAGTGACAACGAGTggctccctcccttcctctctcatctcccTTTTTTCCCTCTTGTCTTAGTTTATTGTTGCTGTTATTGTCTCCCCTTGCAGGGTCCAGAGGATCTGGTCCCTCATCCTCTCACCACTGGTTCTCAACTCATCTCTTCGGTACTGCCTCTCGAGCATACAAGCTCGCCTtccgcccccccacccccccgctCTCTTCCTGCCTCTTTTCCTAGACCACCTCACCCCCTCTGAAGTTGTCtagatgttttgttttactaacCACTAAATCATTAACATGCAATCATACACCCCCAACCCATAATAGGTTCACATGACAGTTGCGGACGttagaaaaaaaagccataaaaaaACTCTATGGCATTACAACAATAGTTGGTGAACGACATTAGTAAACCACCATTATCTTCCATTTCTAGACCAGACAATgaacacagagaggaagattTCCCTGTTCGGtttcttctctttttatttAAGAAGTTTGTTCTTCATGAACATGCTCTAGGACCGTTATTTAAATGAGCCATGTGTATGTTGGACAAAGGTGTTTTGGGGCCatgtcagtgtgtttttaggcaTTATTTTACAGCAACAACTTAATATTGGGTCTTGAATGTATGCAAATTTGGATTCCTGTGCCAAATTACGTTGTTGAGAACTACTGTTTCAGATGTCCTAAATGGCACAGTTCACTGTAAGCTCCTGAAGAAACTTTCACTTTCTCCCCAGTCGCCAAACACACTCTTCCTAGTCTAGTTGTTGTGGGGCTGATGCACTCTCTGGATTTCTCTCTTTCACCCCAGCTCTGTCTCTGTGGTTGCACTTGGCTTGAAATGCTTTGTCGTTGGGCTGTCTGTGTGCCTTCTGCTGTTTTGCCTCGCTGTCTACGCGCTACAGCAGCTAACAGTGTGGCTGCATGCGTTCTCTATTGAGTGCACTCACACAGAAGAACCTAGTAGGTTTAATTTAATCGAGTTTTACTTGCAGAGCACCATAGTCTGATGATGGACGGTAAAATATTGGAGTCACTTAAAGCACAGAAGTATTTCAGAAAAACAATTACCCTTTTTGAACACATTGTTTGCCTCCAAGTCTCTCTAGGTTTACTTGTTTTTTGCTTCCACCATCAAGACCTGCTGACCTGCTTTGTTGTCTACTGCTTCCAATATCCATCCCACTTATATAGTACTTTGCTCAACAAAGTTAAGGTGCTAGGAAAAGGGgcctatttttttaaacagtttttattGGTGTTATAGTAAAGAACACAAACACGAATAATTCCGATCATTACATATCCGGTCAGTTATACAGACATACAGTCAGACGGATGCAGAGAGGTAAAAATGTGGTAAAGGGGGACAGAAATAGATACAGCATAGCTAGCCAGATTATACAATGAAATAATACTAATGACAATAGCACCAATAACGATGGTAGTAAATTAAAAAGAGAGGGGAAATTGGTTAAAAATCAGTCTTCGTTATTAAGCTTTATAGGGGTCCCAGATCTTAGAGAAAATGTTGGATTTACCCTTAAGTGAATATCTAAACTCAAAGATATCAGCAGATCTCTAACCCGGTTCCTGAATGGTGGAGTGTCAGGCGACTTCCAATTTAAAAGAGTGACCCTTCTTGCGAGAGGCGTAGCTACGGCCACCGCCCCATGCTGAAGTTTAGTTGGCGGCGAGTTTACTGGTAAAACTCACAAATAGCGCCACGCACGGAGAGGGCTTAATATTCGTGGGGGGTATTTCAGAGAGGCATTTAAATATCCTGTCCCAGAGTTTTGCCACTGAAGGGCAGGCACAACATTGGTGGTATAAAGTAGCAGGATCAATCTTACGTCGAATACAGGTAGGATCAAAGTTGGGTGCAATATGACTTATCTTGGCCCCGGACCAAAGGGGCCTGTTTTTATCTACGCAGAAAATATACAACAATTTATGGGCAGCGGGAGTTGCATTTGCACGACTGAAGAGATTGCAGTCGCATACAGGTGGTAAAGTCTAAACAAATGTGCTTCTTCCATTACCCTTCTTGGGGGGGTAAAAAAGTCCTGAATGTTATCTTTCATGGCAGTGTGTATCTGTCCAGTTTCTGTGCCAGGAATGACTCTAACAAAGTTGTCATGACATGCATACATTCATTTTCTTGTTTTGGGAATACAGGTTGCGTTCTGACTGCACACATATTACTGATGTCTTTGTGCACACTCCAGTAGAAGCCAAGCCTCTCCCAGATTAGGACTAAACTGTCAGTGTGAAAGCACCTTAAATGGATGTTTTATGTTGGAACCTGCTTTTATGTGCTTTTTAGATCTACTCAGTGATTATTGAAAGTGATGTTAAGaccttctgtgtttctgtctacaGTGCTGATCACACGTGACTTGTGTGTACTGTTTGCAATCATATGGCAGAGGAACTAGAGCCCAATAGTGTGGCGCAAAAACAATTTAAGGCAAGGGAGGAAGTCTTAAATGGCAAAGAGTTTACTACAATGTTGCTAAGTCTCATTAAGTTTCTGTTTTACCAATGTTTGCAAAAAGAAACCAGTTTAAAGGGGCACAGCACTTTAAACTGTTTTCACCCACCGTCTCCACACATCTAAAAGCCTCCTGCTACAAGAAAACAAGGTTCACTGCTGTTAACTGTAAACAAGGTCCTCTTGGGACAGCTCAGAATATGCCTCCAATAATAGAAAGTGAGAAGAGGAAATGGGATAATGATCTCTGAGAATGCAGCAGCGTCTGAAGTCGAGACCACTTAAGTTGTGTCCGAGACAAGTCCAAGTCAGAGCAGTTTTGAGGTAGACTTAAAATAGGGGGCAAGTCTAAGTCAAGACTACTTTAAATTTTGATAAAACAAATTTCCTATTCAATATTCTTTATACTGTTATCTTACTGTTGTTCATAGCGAGTCAGACATGATGATGAAATGTGATTGGAACAGGAAACAACTCTGACCAATAAGCTAACGATCTAAGTTTGAACTCTTTCTGCACAATTAGCATAAAACTATATTGAGTCTAAAATGAGGACACTTGCTTCTTATTACATGGCTGAGGCGCACTTAAATGGAAAATAAGCATCACCTGCCTTTTAGGTAATAGAAATAATAACTATCTAAACTACTGCTACTCAGAATCAGCTAATGTTCAACTCAAGCAATAAGAAAActcataaaacaatataatatgCTTTGAACAAAAACCAAAGATTTGATAAAAAGGAGACTCATatttaacaaaatgtaaataatactcTGCTCTAACTGTATGGTTGCAACtgctggtgtttgtgtgttctggTGGTGGGTCTTAACGTAGAAGCTTTCACTGTGATCTAGGCTAACTTTTCCTCACTCTCTAACCGAGCATAATCCCTTCCTGTGATGACAATGCTAGGCTCCACTGTTTTAACTGTTTGTTCGGCTTTTTCTGGCCCTTGCTTGGCTCTTTGTGCTTTGGAGAGGAGTTGTTGTTTGTCTACGCCTTCATGACGAAAATGTACTTTGATCCACAGCCTGAGCCTACGGAGGAAGACATAGAGAAGAACCCAGAACTGAAGAAGCTACAAATCTATGGCGCTGGGCCTAAGATGATGGGACTTGGACTGGTGGCAAGGGACAAAGGCATGAGGAAGAAAGGTAAGTGCCCTTACCACAACCTCATTTAAACACCTTGTCAGACACATACAATTAAACCTATATGGTCTTTAAATCTGTCAACCGTAACGTTGAGAAACCTGGAAATTTGGAGGCAACACTGCATCTCTGTGTATAAATGTCTACCTCTGAATCTAATCCTTCCTcgctcctctttttttttattttagatgagCTGCCTCAAACCGTTACCATCAAGGACAGCGTGTCTCCTACTCCGGGTGATACCTCAGTCAAAGCGGAGCCACTGGAGGCTCAAGAGAAGCAGAGCGACGGGAGTACATCGAGCCCCCCACCGCCGCCTCCTACCATCACAGTTAAGACAGAAGTGAAGAAAGAAGAACCAAAGGAAGAGGATGGGAAAGGGAAAGACAAGAGGGCAGATGATGCAGATGGACCTTGTACCAAAATGACCATGAGGCTTAGACGCAACCTCGGCAACCCACAGTGTGTAAGTAGACCAAAGAACGCCCCCAGGTGGCAGTCGGAAGTTGAGATCAACATGACAAGGTTGAATATCAAACTACCATGAGAAGTCGAATGATTAAACACAATGCACTGTGCTCTATATTACTTGCATTTCTAATGTGAATGCAGTGCGTTGGTCTTTGACAGAATAGTGACTCCTTTTCCACACACAATCTGATCTTTTGTTATGTTCAGTGCTTCACAGGGTTGTGGTTCACTGTGGTCGTCTGCTCCAGTTAAAGAGAGCCACACTCGTCTGGCTCCGAGCCGTAGAATGAATGTTTTGTACTTTTCTCACTTTTTCAAAGGTGGATTCTTTTGTGTGCCGGATGTGCGGTCGGGGAGATGATGATGAGAAACTGTTGCTGTGTGATGGCTGCGATGATAACTACCACACCTACTGTCTACTGCCCCCGCTCACTGATGCTCCCAAAGGCAACTGGCGATGCCCGAAGTGTGTGGCTGAGGTAAGTAAAAACGTTGACACTCGTGCTATGTTTTGGCGGGTTTCTTTTAACCCACATGACTaaagtttgttttgattttctcAATGTGTAACTTTTTCTAGGAGTGTAAGAAACCTGCAGAAGCGTTTGGCTTTGAACAGGCTACACGAGAGTACACTCTGCAGAGCTTTGGGGAAATGGCGGATGCCTTCAAAGCGGACTACTTCAACATGCCTGTCCATGTAAGCGCACCCACACCAGACATCACCTATTCATTATGAAGCACGACTCTGACCTGACCGGTGATAATGACAGAGACTAATCTCCAGCCTGTGTGTTGTTGTCGGTGTAGATGGTTCCCACTGAGCTCGTGGAGAGAGAGTTCTGGAGGTTGGTCAGTAGCATCGAGGAAGACGTGGTTGTCGAGTACGGAGCGGACATACACTCCAAAGAGTTTGGCAGCGGCTTCCCGATGAACAATGGCAAGAGGAAGCTCACAAAGGAAGAGGAGGTATGCACATTGTCGTTCTCTTTTGTAATCTCAACAGTTGTCATCAAGGATAAAGTGAGGACTGCAGCATCATGCTTACATGTTGAAAATGTTGAGAACTACGTTGAACTCCACTAGAAGTAGATTTTAAATCCAGTATCATGACCGCAGAAGGCCCATGTGGCATTCTGACTGTAACCATTTACATTTTAACAGAAACTTTGCTGCAGTGTTTTGATTACATTCATACATTATTaaaagtagagagagagaacagtgaGTTTGCGAACTGTCTGGTTGTTATTCCGATCGATTTAATAGGCGCTTTGTTGAGATGGTAGGTTAAACATGACAATAATCCTAAAACCTCTCGAAGATTTATGACAATTGACAGTTTTCcgtatgcatttttttttatccgacATCCTATAAAAATCATTatgcacagaaaccttgcacaatGAGTCCGATgcgttttatttaattttttgcgAAAATTAGCAAAtatgagacaaaactgaattatttcCGTGGGTGCGATGGATAGTGCTAGTCCaaaacggggctaatgaatgaatgatattagcaagaagctatcgtttagctgcccagagcacaatcactaccgTCTAATCTTTTGTACATTCTTTGTTTTGCTCccatccccgattccaagctgttctgcaatcggCTGCCTCGATCTATCTTTGAATTCCGCATCtctatattcttttatttctttatcgtaaagtgctttgtgctgggagacaaagTGAATGTTGATCAtaccattttggatgatgacgtttgcacggatggtggctctgagtggtcaaatatCCCTCTTTTGCCCTTTGACGGATGCAAAAAACGCAGGAAATCAAACCTGTTCCAAAAACTTTAATGATGGACGAAAGTTTCAGAGTCGGTGTGTTAACGTGATTGACACAATgtgaggtcgtatttatttttaaacataccACAATTTAAAATActgacttggtgtgcaaaggccaaAAATcatctaaaaaataaatcactcaATTACTTGCTCAAATATTATGTCAAGAAATCAATCTGGACCGATAAGTAGAATTGgactaaatataaacaaaaccCGACCCCATAATCCTCGTCCAGTGTTTATTCTCAGTGCattctgttttctttgttgGTCAGGAATACGCCCGCAGTGGCTGGAACTTGAACGTGATGCCCGTGCTGGAGCAGTCGCTCCTATGCCACATTAATGGAGACATCTCTGGGATGAAGGTGCCCTGGCTTTATGTTGGCATGGTGTTCTCAGCTTTCTGCTGGCACATTGAGGATCACTGGAGCTACTCCATCAACTACCTGCACTGGTACAGAAGGCTTTTTTGTGTATTGTTGTGGGTTTGGCGTTCTATCGTAGTCATAAGGCTTAAACAATAGCAGCTTTTAACGTATGATAAAGGCACTGAAAGACTAaatctctcccctctctgttttTTACTTCCCCTCTTATCTATCATCTCCAGGGGTGAACCCAAGACTTGGTATGGGGTTCCCTCTGTGGCAGCCGAGAGACTCGAGGGGGTCATGAAGAAGCTGACGCCAGAGCTATTTGAGTATCAACCTGACCTCCTGCACCAGCTGGTCACCATCATGAACCCCAACATCCTCATGTCTCACGGTGTACCGGTCAGTGTCACAtaaacacacgtgcacacagcACAAAAATATGGTTTGTGAAAACTCATTCTATGATTTAACTTGTGTTTTCTGGTTGGCAGGTTGTACGTACCAACCAGTGTGCTGGTGAGTTTGTCATCACCTTCCCCAGAGCCTACCACAGTGGCTTCAATCAGGGATATAACTTTGCTGAAGCTGTTAACTTCTGCACTGCAGACTgggtatgtacagtatgttcacaCTTTCTCAAGTTGTCATTTCATATTGTCCACGGTACTGCATAATTAACATCACTccaatctctctctccctctcagctGCCTGCCGGCCGTTCCTGTATTGAGCACTACCGGCGTCTACGGAGGTATTGTGTGTTCTCCCACGAGGAGCTCACCTGTAAAATGGCTGCAAGCCCAGAGAAGCTAGACCTCAACCTGGCTGCAGCTACACACCGGGAAATGTTCATTATTGTTCAGGAGGAGAGGAAGCTGCGGAAGGGTCTGATGGAAAGGGTGAGACAGAAATAGATCTTTGAGATTATTTGCTTCTCTAATTATTTAATCACTCTATAAGTGAATAACAGTTCAGTCTGGTGCCGTGCTGGATGTGTCTGATACTGTCATGTTCTAATGAGAATATGGGGAATCTGATTGTCTAATcaaatctgtgtgtttgtacctCCAGGGTATTACCGAAGCAGAGCGCGAGGCATTTGAGCTGCTGCCTGACGATGAGAGACAGTGTGATAAATGTAAAACCACATGCTTCCTTTCTGCTCTGGCCTGCTCGAACTGTCCCGAGAGTCTGGTGTGTCTCTATCACACTCAGGATCTGTGCAACTGCCCCACTGAAAAACTCTACCTCAGGTATTTATCTCTGTGTGAGAGCGTGTGTGCCAATGTTCTGCAGTGAACCATGATATCCTGAGTGACAACAGTACTCTtaataaacaatgttatttTACTTTCTACTTTGATCTCCGCCGTGTGTGTGTTAATCTTTTCTGTTATCCCTTTCGCTTTGCAGATACAGATACACCCTGGATGAGCTGTTAGCCATGTTGCACCGATTAAAGGTTCGGTCTGAGTCCTTTGATTCCTGGGCCAACAGAGTGAAAGAGGCACTCGAGCAGGAAGAAGGAAACAAGATAGGTGGGAAATCAGCCTAAATGTGTCCCTTTAAACTTGGTTTCAACAGAAAAATGATGATCTTAAAAGAAAGCGGTATGACCCAAATGGTTGTTGAATTGCAGGAATTGACGACCTGGAGACGCTGAAGATGGAAGCAGTAGAAAAAAAGTTTCCCGACAACGAACTCCTGCGGAAACTCAACACTGTTCTTAAAGACATAGTACGCTGCCAGAAGACAAGTACTGAACTCCTCAGTAACTCAAAGAGCAGGTATGATAGATCacgtactgtacttaaaggtgctaaattccaaattcagagcaaatctatgattgagggattTCCACCGCATGGCTCTGAACATGGCGACGGGTGAGCCGacggctagcagctaatggtgctaacagaatgaacagtgcaaacaacggtgTTGACATAGCTAACGGTGttaaccggagggtgggtgctacgctttaCGACGCCGGGGGTTGGGACGGTAACCCCATATGAACGCAGTGCAGAGCCACGGCTATTAGCTAACCAGTGAGGCACACACACTGGGACTctcatgcactaacatgcacacgtggctatgtaaacaaagcacagagaagctcggattacaacacacacagagggagagtgacttcattctctgctcaggatgccattactccactatatctttgcATAGCatatagttgtttgctgctatattactGCTCTGtattttgaatttagcaccttttaacaTTTCCACTATCTGTTCAGTTACATGCACTAACATATTGCTGTCTTTTAGTGAAAGTAAGATGACTTTGGCAGAGCTGAAATCCTTGGTAGAGACAATGCAAAACCTGCCCTGTGTGATCACCCAGCTGGAGGAAGTACAGGTGAGAgttatgtcacacacacacagtaaactagcttttgtatattttgtttatccttccaaaattgataaaatgttctgtgtaaatatataaaaatttcCTCAGCTTAAGATTTGTACCCTTATTTAATGCAATTACAATTTACCTCTGTACCGTGTGATTTTAAAGGCGGTTCTGCGGACAGTGGAGGATTTCCAAAGCCGGGCTCAATTACTAGCCAATGACAAGGACTGGAGGAGGGACTCTTCACCGCCTGTGCAGCTGCAGACTTTGTTGGACCAGGGCTCCCAGCTGCTTGTCGTGGTGCCGGAGTGTGATTTACTCCAGGGCGTAAAGGAGCAGGGCCATTGGCTGGCAGACGTGAGGCGCACCCTGGGCTCAGAAGGAGGGGAGAGGCAGGAGGTGATGTTGGATGTTTTGAGGAACCTGATGGAAGCAGGCTGCAACGTGCCCCAGAGTGCGTCCGTGGAGACGGCCATGGCAGAGCTTCAGGAGCTGCTCACAATCGCAGAACGCTGGGAGGAAAAAGCACAGATCTGCCTTGAACAAAGGTAAGACAAACAAGTCAAACCAATAAACTACGCCTCAGCTGTCACAGAGGTTGTCATAAATTCACAACTAGTTTATCCTGTTGCAAAGATGTCAACATGTCTTTTGTCAATGGTTTTGTTCCTCCAGGCAAAAGCACCCTCTCTCTACTTTGGAGGCAATAGTAAATGAGGCCCAGCTTATTCCTGTCAAGCTGCC includes these proteins:
- the kdm5c gene encoding lysine-specific demethylase 5C isoform X2, translated to MEGEEFVPPPECPVFEPSWEEFQDPLGYIAKIRPIAEKSGICKIRPPPDWQPPFSVELDTFRFTPRIQRLNELEAETRVKLNFLDRIARFWEVQASSLKIPHIERRILDLFGLSRIVTDEGGFEMVCKERRWARVAQRLGYPPGKNIGSLLRSHYERIVYPFEMFQSGASMPHVKPKHYDGEDVDKEYKPHSIPLRQSVQPSKMSSYGRRANRCQPDPEPTEEDIEKNPELKKLQIYGAGPKMMGLGLVARDKGMRKKDELPQTVTIKDSVSPTPGDTSVKAEPLEAQEKQSDGSTSSPPPPPPTITVKTEVKKEEPKEEDGKGKDKRADDADGPCTKMTMRLRRNLGNPQCVDSFVCRMCGRGDDDEKLLLCDGCDDNYHTYCLLPPLTDAPKGNWRCPKCVAEECKKPAEAFGFEQATREYTLQSFGEMADAFKADYFNMPVHMVPTELVEREFWRLVSSIEEDVVVEYGADIHSKEFGSGFPMNNGKRKLTKEEEEYARSGWNLNVMPVLEQSLLCHINGDISGMKVPWLYVGMVFSAFCWHIEDHWSYSINYLHWGEPKTWYGVPSVAAERLEGVMKKLTPELFEYQPDLLHQLVTIMNPNILMSHGVPVVRTNQCAGEFVITFPRAYHSGFNQGYNFAEAVNFCTADWLPAGRSCIEHYRRLRRYCVFSHEELTCKMAASPEKLDLNLAAATHREMFIIVQEERKLRKGLMERGITEAEREAFELLPDDERQCDKCKTTCFLSALACSNCPESLVCLYHTQDLCNCPTEKLYLRYRYTLDELLAMLHRLKVRSESFDSWANRVKEALEQEEGNKIGIDDLETLKMEAVEKKFPDNELLRKLNTVLKDIVRCQKTSTELLSNSKSSESKMTLAELKSLVETMQNLPCVITQLEEVQAVLRTVEDFQSRAQLLANDKDWRRDSSPPVQLQTLLDQGSQLLVVVPECDLLQGVKEQGHWLADVRRTLGSEGGERQEVMLDVLRNLMEAGCNVPQSASVETAMAELQELLTIAERWEEKAQICLEQRQKHPLSTLEAIVNEAQLIPVKLPNILALQGCLTRARAWVTDLEEIQNGEHYPCLDDLEGLVAIGRDLPVFMEELRQLELQVASAHSWRDKATKTFLKKSSQHSLLEVLCPCAKRRERRDETELLDEPLDDSDTNTLGLSAHDLRDPAAIVMAFKEGEHQEKEALLRLQKLNMCKSGHNAASCKEDKENGRWDDAMETDTSSHSENSVKENGNGNHAPPQSVCVCAGQLRAPQLRCHLCKDWFHGGCVPFPSLLPSSGPPGNPLCWWDWDSRFLCPRCQRSRRPRLETILALLVALQRLPVRLPEGEALQCLTERAITWQGRAKEALETPELQQALQRLQELKETLRSEDVEKETEGSSVIVLSDSEGGEGVIDLTDEKSPKKKTKESNGTQAGCENGIKKKSNVTGVGSLLPLLPLLKGQVVELFPATRIQLVELQLEGDLLEVSLDQTLIIHRVLQAASVPPRDTLRTLIQIELEEQRRTSRGRTKDSKRKRKSHRGVTGEGTGERSLDASESKKTCPISHGPFPQLPVQTYPQIL
- the kdm5c gene encoding lysine-specific demethylase 5C isoform X1; the protein is MEGEEFVPPPECPVFEPSWEEFQDPLGYIAKIRPIAEKSGICKIRPPPDWQPPFSVELDTFRFTPRIQRLNELEAETRVKLNFLDRIARFWEVQASSLKIPHIERRILDLFGLSRIVTDEGGFEMVCKERRWARVAQRLGYPPGKNIGSLLRSHYERIVYPFEMFQSGASMPHVKPKHYDGEDVDKEYKPHSIPLRQSVQPSKMSSYGRRANRCQPDGPEDLVPHPLTTGSQLISSPEPTEEDIEKNPELKKLQIYGAGPKMMGLGLVARDKGMRKKDELPQTVTIKDSVSPTPGDTSVKAEPLEAQEKQSDGSTSSPPPPPPTITVKTEVKKEEPKEEDGKGKDKRADDADGPCTKMTMRLRRNLGNPQCVDSFVCRMCGRGDDDEKLLLCDGCDDNYHTYCLLPPLTDAPKGNWRCPKCVAEECKKPAEAFGFEQATREYTLQSFGEMADAFKADYFNMPVHMVPTELVEREFWRLVSSIEEDVVVEYGADIHSKEFGSGFPMNNGKRKLTKEEEEYARSGWNLNVMPVLEQSLLCHINGDISGMKVPWLYVGMVFSAFCWHIEDHWSYSINYLHWGEPKTWYGVPSVAAERLEGVMKKLTPELFEYQPDLLHQLVTIMNPNILMSHGVPVVRTNQCAGEFVITFPRAYHSGFNQGYNFAEAVNFCTADWLPAGRSCIEHYRRLRRYCVFSHEELTCKMAASPEKLDLNLAAATHREMFIIVQEERKLRKGLMERGITEAEREAFELLPDDERQCDKCKTTCFLSALACSNCPESLVCLYHTQDLCNCPTEKLYLRYRYTLDELLAMLHRLKVRSESFDSWANRVKEALEQEEGNKIGIDDLETLKMEAVEKKFPDNELLRKLNTVLKDIVRCQKTSTELLSNSKSSESKMTLAELKSLVETMQNLPCVITQLEEVQAVLRTVEDFQSRAQLLANDKDWRRDSSPPVQLQTLLDQGSQLLVVVPECDLLQGVKEQGHWLADVRRTLGSEGGERQEVMLDVLRNLMEAGCNVPQSASVETAMAELQELLTIAERWEEKAQICLEQRQKHPLSTLEAIVNEAQLIPVKLPNILALQGCLTRARAWVTDLEEIQNGEHYPCLDDLEGLVAIGRDLPVFMEELRQLELQVASAHSWRDKATKTFLKKSSQHSLLEVLCPCAKRRERRDETELLDEPLDDSDTNTLGLSAHDLRDPAAIVMAFKEGEHQEKEALLRLQKLNMCKSGHNAASCKEDKENGRWDDAMETDTSSHSENSVKENGNGNHAPPQSVCVCAGQLRAPQLRCHLCKDWFHGGCVPFPSLLPSSGPPGNPLCWWDWDSRFLCPRCQRSRRPRLETILALLVALQRLPVRLPEGEALQCLTERAITWQGRAKEALETPELQQALQRLQELKETLRSEDVEKETEGSSVIVLSDSEGGEGVIDLTDEKSPKKKTKESNGTQAGCENGIKKKSNVTGVGSLLPLLPLLKGQVVELFPATRIQLVELQLEGDLLEVSLDQTLIIHRVLQAASVPPRDTLRTLIQIELEEQRRTSRGRTKDSKRKRKSHRGVTGEGTGERSLDASESKKTCPISHGPFPQLPVQTYPQIL